Proteins from a genomic interval of Paenibacillus sp. FSL R5-0623:
- a CDS encoding 50S ribosomal protein L25 has translation MTTSFVAETRIPLNTSRLRDLRKSGRLPGIVFGKNTENEMIHIPTIQFQKWLKQGTSGFIELQFEEKGSLTVLLEDLQRDPVTRDLLHVDFQQVQTNEILRTKIPVKFNGTPIGTKQGGVVQVQLSSIEVEALPKHLPTSIEFDISTMELGETLHVSDATFAPDVTVISEGNESLLSVVKP, from the coding sequence ATGACTACTAGTTTTGTGGCGGAGACCCGCATTCCATTAAATACATCCCGACTTAGGGATTTACGTAAATCCGGGCGTTTGCCAGGTATTGTGTTTGGCAAAAATACGGAGAATGAAATGATTCATATTCCAACAATACAATTTCAAAAATGGTTGAAGCAGGGTACGTCTGGTTTTATCGAACTGCAGTTTGAGGAGAAAGGCTCATTGACTGTATTGTTGGAAGATCTCCAGCGTGATCCAGTTACACGGGATTTACTTCATGTGGATTTTCAGCAGGTGCAGACCAATGAGATCCTGCGTACTAAAATTCCTGTGAAGTTCAACGGCACACCGATTGGTACAAAACAGGGCGGAGTCGTGCAAGTCCAATTATCTTCTATTGAAGTGGAAGCCTTGCCGAAACACTTGCCAACGTCGATTGAATTTGACATTAGTACTATGGAACTTGGAGAAACGTTACATGTAAGTGATGCAACGTTTGCTCCAGATGTGACAGTGATCTCTGAGGGGAATGAGTCTCTTCTCTCTGTAGTTAAACCTTAA
- a CDS encoding GNAT family N-acetyltransferase: MTEYRMATPDEREECIDLANYAFHLDFETLMPKGYGKNVDSSAMHKVAVDEKGRLRAQVAVFPERLTVCGYTLRTGYLGTVSVHPRARGEGHMKVLMDMWLEELRNTCDMVVLYGQRQRYEYFGFTLGGVKLKYIVGEANVRHGLKHVNDTGISFRPFFEIEGAESFAHNINTSRLAYVERAVQQLPLIFGSLHQKALGVLDQGKLIGYLIVNETGDEISEFALENAADISRTIKAYMVHSRTDRISIFTPEYDIPLNTTLGNIAEDYVIETSDMYHILDFANVLEAYLTLKFKTTGIVEGEFSTVMDGQPITARVDASGVTVERSAKTDAVVLDKQQAQALLLTQHGRYMAVAAPVGWFPLPIFWYKIDKF; the protein is encoded by the coding sequence ATGACTGAATACAGAATGGCAACTCCAGATGAGCGTGAAGAATGTATCGATTTAGCCAACTATGCTTTTCACTTGGATTTTGAAACCCTGATGCCAAAAGGGTATGGGAAGAACGTAGATTCTTCTGCCATGCATAAGGTAGCTGTAGATGAGAAAGGCAGGCTGCGCGCGCAGGTAGCTGTTTTTCCAGAGCGCCTGACGGTATGTGGCTATACCCTGCGAACCGGCTATTTAGGTACTGTATCGGTCCATCCACGGGCGCGTGGCGAAGGACATATGAAGGTGCTCATGGACATGTGGCTTGAGGAATTACGCAATACGTGTGATATGGTTGTATTATATGGTCAGCGGCAGAGGTATGAGTATTTTGGCTTCACGCTTGGCGGTGTAAAGCTCAAGTATATTGTGGGAGAGGCTAATGTGCGCCATGGCTTAAAACATGTGAACGACACAGGAATATCTTTCAGGCCGTTCTTCGAGATTGAAGGAGCAGAGTCCTTTGCACATAACATCAACACCTCGCGGCTTGCTTATGTTGAACGTGCAGTGCAGCAATTGCCACTTATTTTCGGTAGCCTCCATCAAAAGGCGCTGGGCGTTCTGGATCAAGGTAAACTGATTGGGTATCTAATTGTAAACGAAACAGGCGATGAAATATCTGAATTTGCGTTGGAAAATGCGGCAGATATTTCGCGGACGATTAAGGCTTATATGGTACATAGCAGAACAGATCGTATATCTATATTTACACCGGAATATGATATTCCGCTGAATACGACACTTGGCAACATTGCGGAAGACTATGTTATTGAGACATCGGATATGTATCATATTCTGGACTTTGCCAATGTATTGGAGGCATATCTGACACTCAAGTTCAAGACCACAGGGATAGTAGAGGGGGAGTTCTCAACAGTCATGGACGGTCAGCCAATTACTGCGCGAGTGGATGCGAGTGGTGTGACTGTCGAGCGGTCTGCTAAGACCGATGCTGTTGTCCTTGATAAGCAGCAGGCTCAGGCGCTTCTGCTTACACAACATGGTCGTTATATGGCAGTTGCTGCGCCCGTTGGATGGTTTCCACTCCCGATATTCTGGTACAAGATAGATAAATTCTGA